The following proteins are co-located in the Haloplanus sp. HW8-1 genome:
- a CDS encoding ABC transporter ATP-binding protein, producing MSLHADVSATFSADGADSFHVDAEFEVERGESLVILGPSGSGKTLLLETVAGFHPHEGPVTLDGEVVSGTPPERRNFGFVFQDYALFPHMTVRENVEFGSRYHGNTRDADGLLSTLGVPDLTERYPPTLSGGEKQRVALARALAIRPEVMLLDEPLAALDVPTRQTLRDDLADVLADVTAVYVTHNRTTARALADRIAVMNDGGVVQVGTPEEIFERPTSPMVARFTGSNALDLDDAPSIRRALDVPGNGVVTIRPEAIRIGDDGDVRATVERIVREDATNRVTFAVDGDTVETFTDRDLRVGEEWWLTFPTDRLHVCGNVSATTKTGSSPS from the coding sequence GAGGTCGAACGCGGCGAGAGCCTCGTGATCCTCGGTCCCAGCGGGAGCGGCAAGACCCTCCTGCTGGAGACGGTCGCGGGCTTTCACCCACACGAGGGTCCCGTCACGCTGGACGGCGAGGTGGTGAGCGGCACTCCCCCGGAACGGCGGAACTTCGGGTTCGTCTTCCAGGACTACGCGCTCTTCCCGCACATGACCGTCCGCGAGAACGTGGAGTTCGGAAGCCGATACCACGGGAACACGCGCGACGCTGACGGCCTACTCTCCACACTCGGCGTCCCTGATCTGACCGAACGCTACCCCCCGACGCTCTCGGGTGGCGAGAAACAGCGGGTTGCGCTGGCCCGTGCGCTGGCGATCCGCCCCGAGGTGATGTTGCTCGACGAACCCCTCGCAGCGCTCGACGTGCCGACTCGGCAGACGCTCCGGGACGACCTCGCGGACGTGCTCGCGGACGTGACTGCGGTTTACGTAACCCACAACCGGACGACTGCGCGGGCGCTCGCCGACCGGATCGCCGTGATGAACGACGGGGGAGTCGTCCAGGTCGGCACGCCCGAAGAAATATTCGAGCGTCCGACCTCGCCGATGGTCGCCCGGTTTACGGGATCGAACGCACTCGACCTCGACGACGCGCCGTCGATCCGCCGTGCGCTGGACGTGCCGGGGAACGGCGTCGTCACGATCCGTCCAGAGGCGATACGGATCGGCGACGACGGAGACGTGCGCGCCACCGTCGAACGGATCGTGCGCGAGGACGCGACCAACCGCGTCACCTTCGCCGTCGACGGCGACACGGTCGAGACCTTCACCGACCGCGACCTTCGCGTCGGCGAGGAGTGGTGGCTCACGTTTCCGACGGACCGACTCCACGTCTGTGGAAACGTCTCCGCGACGACGAAAACGGGGTCGTCCCCCTCCTGA